One window of the Candidatus Cloacimonas sp. genome contains the following:
- the cas1 gene encoding CRISPR-associated endonuclease Cas1 has translation MEVHLNTYGSYLRKKDDMFELSIEDRKTKLSPEKISSIVISNAAIITTDAIQLAMDYNIDIVFLDKYGNPYGRIWFPKIGSTVLIRRRQLEMLSDNVGLQFIKNWVAIKIMNQYRFVQRLLSKRDCDKSCFQTRMQNMQEAAISIMQAEGNLEELSGSFMGWEGGASKNYFSLLAELIPDAYEFAGRSSRPAKDAFNAMLNYGYGMLYSKVERALIIAGLDPYLGILHSDNYNKKSFVFDFIEPYRILVDEPVFYIFSRHKFSPEFIEPVHQGVLLSTAGKKFLAPLLLEHFDEIIRYHNKNRKRIDMLQTDAHAFANFLIDKRENYLETSINRKLQNFLNSNFEDNGDEKC, from the coding sequence ATGGAAGTCCATTTAAATACCTACGGTAGTTACTTACGCAAAAAAGATGATATGTTTGAATTGAGCATTGAGGACAGGAAAACCAAGCTCTCTCCGGAAAAGATATCTTCCATTGTAATTTCCAATGCTGCCATTATAACTACGGATGCTATTCAATTAGCGATGGATTATAATATAGATATTGTTTTTTTGGATAAATATGGAAATCCTTATGGCAGAATTTGGTTTCCCAAGATTGGCAGCACTGTTTTAATTCGGAGAAGGCAGCTGGAAATGTTATCTGATAATGTAGGTTTACAATTCATCAAAAACTGGGTTGCCATTAAAATAATGAATCAGTATCGTTTTGTGCAGCGCTTGCTTTCCAAGCGGGATTGTGATAAAAGCTGCTTTCAAACCCGGATGCAAAATATGCAGGAGGCAGCTATTAGTATAATGCAGGCAGAAGGTAATTTGGAAGAACTTTCCGGTTCTTTTATGGGTTGGGAAGGAGGTGCTTCCAAAAATTACTTTTCTCTTCTGGCAGAGCTTATTCCGGATGCTTATGAATTTGCAGGCAGAAGTTCGCGTCCTGCTAAAGATGCTTTCAATGCTATGCTTAATTATGGCTATGGTATGCTTTATTCCAAAGTGGAGAGAGCTTTAATTATTGCCGGTCTTGATCCCTATTTGGGTATTTTACATAGTGATAATTACAATAAGAAGTCCTTTGTCTTTGATTTTATAGAGCCCTATCGTATTTTGGTGGATGAGCCGGTATTCTATATTTTTTCCCGGCATAAATTTTCTCCGGAATTCATAGAGCCGGTTCATCAAGGTGTGTTACTTAGCACTGCAGGAAAAAAGTTCCTGGCTCCTTTGCTGCTGGAACATTTTGATGAAATTATCCGGTATCATAATAAAAACCGTAAACGCATTGATATGCTTCAAACCGATGCTCACGCCTTTGCCAATTTCTTAATTGATAAAAGAGAAAACTATCTTGAGACCTCTATAAACAGGAAATTGCAGAATTTCCTGAATAGCAATTTTGAGGACAATGGAGACGAAAAATGTTAA
- the cas4 gene encoding CRISPR-associated protein Cas4, with amino-acid sequence MIDFQFITPSEVMEYLFCPRFVYFMNVLKIEQHEHRRTLVNKGRDIHKLKMVQNKDYLRKKAGAVDKLTDVYLSSDKLKLVGKIDEVLFLEDGSAAPLDYKYAFWENKIYKTLKYQQVLYALLIMENFQVPVNKAYIIYTRSQNHLEELAVTPKMLDKAKLTLDEIFKIINMEIYPKPAKAKRKCSDCTYRNLCAT; translated from the coding sequence GTGATAGATTTTCAGTTTATTACCCCTTCCGAAGTGATGGAATATCTCTTCTGCCCGAGATTTGTTTATTTTATGAATGTATTGAAGATTGAGCAACATGAACACAGAAGAACTCTCGTAAATAAAGGAAGAGATATCCATAAACTGAAAATGGTTCAAAATAAGGACTATTTGCGTAAAAAAGCCGGTGCTGTTGATAAACTTACCGATGTCTATCTTTCTTCCGATAAACTGAAACTGGTAGGAAAAATTGATGAAGTTCTTTTTCTTGAAGATGGTAGCGCTGCTCCTCTTGATTATAAATATGCGTTTTGGGAAAATAAGATCTATAAGACCCTTAAATATCAGCAAGTTCTATATGCGCTTCTTATAATGGAAAATTTTCAAGTTCCTGTTAATAAGGCATATATTATCTATACCAGGTCTCAAAATCATTTGGAAGAATTAGCTGTTACCCCAAAAATGCTGGATAAAGCTAAACTTACTCTTGACGAGATTTTCAAGATAATAAATATGGAAATATATCCTAAACCCGCAAAGGCAAAAAGAAAATGCTCGGACTGCACTTATCGGAATTTGTGTGCTACTTGA
- the cas2 gene encoding CRISPR-associated endonuclease Cas2: MLTWVMYDIVKDKIRNKVSKCCEQAGIYRVQYSVFLGEMSRTKCKELTCKIEDLINPEIDRVYIFPMCNEDFKSCHLLGQAFDPELITNEIKAFFL, translated from the coding sequence ATGTTAACCTGGGTGATGTATGATATCGTTAAAGACAAAATTCGGAATAAAGTTTCCAAATGCTGTGAACAAGCCGGTATTTATAGAGTTCAATACTCTGTTTTCTTGGGGGAAATGAGCCGCACCAAATGCAAAGAATTAACCTGCAAGATAGAGGATTTAATCAATCCTGAAATTGACCGGGTTTATATTTTCCCGATGTGCAATGAGGATTTTAAAAGCTGTCATTTGCTTGGCCAGGCATTTGATCCTGAACTTATTACGAATGAAATTAAGGCATTTTTTCTGTGA